From the genome of Thermoflexus hugenholtzii, one region includes:
- the smpB gene encoding SsrA-binding protein SmpB, whose protein sequence is MAKKTESSRVVATNPKAYHDYHIEETFEAGVVLTGSEIKSVRAGKISLREGYVLPRDGELWLMNVHIAPYEPAARDNPDPRRPRKLLLHRHEINRLIGKAQEKGYTIVPLKVYLNARGLAKVEIALAKGKKQYEKRRAIAEREARREIERAMKGVE, encoded by the coding sequence ATGGCAAAGAAAACAGAATCCAGCCGGGTGGTGGCCACCAACCCGAAAGCCTATCACGATTACCACATCGAGGAGACCTTTGAGGCGGGCGTCGTCCTCACCGGCAGCGAGATCAAATCCGTGCGCGCGGGGAAGATCAGCCTGCGGGAGGGCTATGTGCTGCCGCGGGATGGGGAGCTGTGGCTGATGAACGTGCACATCGCCCCCTACGAGCCGGCCGCGCGAGACAACCCGGATCCCCGGCGGCCGCGCAAGCTGTTGCTCCACCGGCACGAGATCAACCGGTTGATCGGCAAGGCCCAGGAGAAGGGCTACACCATCGTGCCGCTGAAGGTCTACCTGAACGCCCGGGGCCTGGCCAAGGTGGAGATCGCCCTGGCGAAAGGCAAGAAGCAATATGAGAAGCGCCGCGCCATCGCCGAGCGGGAGGCCCGCCGGGAGATCGAGCGCGCCATGAAGGGGGTAGAGTGA
- a CDS encoding HepT-like ribonuclease domain-containing protein, with amino-acid sequence MESLPDLLRRHPVRLAYLFGSLARGDPGAADVDLAVLPDEGFSWPLLYAELSEALGTDRLDLVDLRFAPPYLKAGILQSGRCLFARSEAEREAFERSARVIARDEGLRIRIQAHQARWGIVPMPLRADFLWSALLELERIAEAMEAYRALTARDLEGDLHRRWAAERGLIAGLNLIFQIADHILVARFHREAPTYEDLLKDLRQHGVISEELYGLLRGAGGLRNVLVHEYIRIDPERVAQALRDAPDRFRRFAREIRAWLSEQAETG; translated from the coding sequence ATGGAAAGCCTGCCTGACCTCCTCCGGCGCCACCCGGTGCGCCTGGCCTATCTGTTCGGATCCCTGGCCCGCGGGGATCCGGGCGCGGCGGATGTGGATCTGGCCGTCCTGCCGGACGAAGGCTTCTCATGGCCCCTCCTATACGCCGAACTCTCGGAAGCCCTGGGGACGGATCGCCTGGATCTCGTGGATCTCCGGTTCGCGCCGCCTTATCTGAAGGCGGGGATTCTTCAAAGCGGCCGTTGTCTGTTCGCTCGATCGGAGGCGGAGCGCGAGGCTTTCGAACGAAGCGCCCGCGTCATCGCCCGGGACGAGGGGCTCCGCATCCGGATCCAGGCCCATCAGGCCCGGTGGGGGATAGTGCCCATGCCCCTGCGAGCGGATTTCCTCTGGTCTGCGCTTCTGGAGCTTGAACGGATCGCCGAGGCCATGGAGGCCTATCGCGCGCTGACCGCCCGTGATCTGGAGGGGGATCTGCACCGACGTTGGGCTGCCGAACGAGGGCTGATCGCCGGGCTCAACCTCATATTCCAGATCGCCGATCACATCCTGGTCGCCCGGTTCCATCGGGAAGCACCCACCTATGAAGACCTGCTGAAAGACCTTCGACAGCATGGGGTGATCTCCGAGGAGCTGTATGGGCTGTTGCGAGGTGCCGGAGGCCTTCGAAACGTTCTGGTTCACGAATACATCCGGATTGATCCGGAGCGGGTCGCTCAGGCGTTGCGAGACGCCCCGGACCGCTTTCGGCGCTTCGCCCGGGAGATCCGCGCCTGGCTGTCGGAGCAGGCGGAGACCGGGTGA
- a CDS encoding Ig-like domain-containing alpha-2-macroglobulin family protein, whose product MRSTSRPWRRIGGAFILLLLLLDACRPAPTPTPTPVISRLPPVLVARTPEPGQEATPEMPLRLVFSEPMDRASVEANLRVIPAIAGRFAWEAGDRILRFIPQAPWKPDAEYEVRLENARARNGQALARPVAFRFRTASPLAVVEVIPSPDARDVDPRASVTVIFNRPIVPLRSDLAPGDLPQPLTFDPPIRGTGRWINTSIYTFQPEGSWEAGRTYIARVAAGLKDLSGVTLERDYTWTFTIRRPAVVDYAPRPGRAMDLDLNTPISITFNMEMERSSTEAAFALREGAEDGPAIPGRFEWISRTLVFRPAQPLKMETRYFVRLEARAAAPSGATLEGPLAWAFTTPAYPRLRSASLSPEGPNRLRTDSSIELRFSSGLIRPETIWPNLRFDPPISVTRVVTSWNPGSGEFTLYADWKPGTAYTLTVGPGIEDRYGNRLDRQHVFTFTVDHLDPLAYLNIGSPYTPIALVGTYTGTTAFLSTRNLDRVDLTLARLSLASFITMTQNPEAVSRYIAPPSQVFARWTFTVPEVITDVIMLNRIPLAGPGRPTLPTGLYHLRLDAPVSLQDRPARYLIAATDLHVAIKVAPQEALVWVTDLASGRPVPGVPVQLFEVVEERLEARGSGTTDADGIVRFTWAEPTPLWRMRVAVAGTPGGRFGIGASTWSDGIEPWSFDIPADYEPMRFRVYWQTDKPIYRPGQTVRFKAIVRVDDDARYTLPTTPTLPIRIQDPEGREVYSATLPLSDYGTAEGAFALAEEAPLGSYTLMADLPPGPYAHTLSFLVAAYRRPEFQVTLTPDRPAYVAGETIQALVQATYYFGGPVAEAKVEWIARMRPYFFGYTGPGYFSWSDVDPYSAYEGEGEEVVASGSGTTDAQGRFLIRLPADLGKRAGSQVVILEASVTDLNDNVVAGRTEAVVHAGRFYIGLQAERYVGEAGQPLTLTVRTVDWESRPVAGIPLTWTAYRREWFSVMQETERGPMWTWTYSDTAIVSGTLRTDAEGSGRFAFTPPDPGTYVVKAEGIDGEGHRIRSAEFVWVSGRGTVAWRQENNDRLELIADRREYAPGDTATILIPSPFSGTVTALITLERGRIRRYEVRTLEGNAPTLSIPLTEDEAPNVFVSVLLVQGVTPANPAPSFKMGMVNLPVKPVRQQLRIELIPDRDVEAGAHYGPRETMTVTVRTTDADGRPVPAEVAVAVVDASVLALVDPNAPPILEGFYARRPLSVLTGVAMVYNLNRVTVRIARERKGGGGGSVEAFGEIRREFPDTAYWNARLRTDASGTATFSVRLPDNLTTWRILAKGVTADTRVGEATRDVLSTKDLLIRPSVPRFFVAGDRVTLGAAVHNATTRTLSVAVRLEARGLALESPAAQEGTIPAGGAARFEWTGVVQPVEAVDLTFFAEGGGFRDATKPTLARPDGTIPVLRYVSLETVASAGMLETAEPRLEIIAIPPEPEVVGGRMILRLSPSLAAATLDSLTWLQHFEYECTEQTISRFLPNIATYQALIRLNRMRPELEEPLRQQIAIGLQRLYAGQHADGGWGWFTSMESDPLTTAYAVFALAQARAAGFAVSDEVIARGVSFLRRSLEAPADLPEWKANRQAFMLFAMAEAGAGDAGRIVALWEAQKDRLALYARAFLAMALARVQPDHPLIPTLQSAVLERAEVTATGAFWQEQKMDDFNWNTDTRTTAIALLSLLRLDPDHPLAFQAVRGLMAARRADRWETTQETAWALMALTEWMVQTGELEGNYTWTVRLNDAFLGSGTVDPAHIQETVTLQQDIAGLLREVGNALELSRSAGPGVLYYTVHLALEEPVERIAPRSRGLTVLRQYVRADDPCLRDRRQPCTPVTSARVGDLLTVRLTLIAPRAVHHLVLEDPYPAGAEAIDPSLKTSPTVGRPPELQRVDPSDPFGGYGRWGWWWFGHAALYDDRAALFADYLPPGTYEYTYLIRAGWAGRFQVRPARAYAFYFPEIYGQSEGTIFEITR is encoded by the coding sequence ATGCGTTCGACATCCCGGCCCTGGCGAAGGATCGGGGGGGCTTTCATTCTGTTGTTGCTCCTCCTCGATGCCTGTCGCCCGGCTCCCACTCCCACGCCCACCCCGGTGATCTCGCGGTTGCCGCCGGTTCTGGTCGCCCGCACGCCGGAGCCCGGGCAGGAAGCAACCCCGGAGATGCCCCTGCGGCTGGTGTTCAGCGAGCCGATGGATCGCGCCTCGGTGGAGGCGAACCTCCGGGTGATCCCTGCCATCGCCGGGCGCTTCGCCTGGGAGGCCGGGGACCGCATCCTCCGGTTCATCCCTCAGGCCCCGTGGAAACCCGACGCCGAATACGAGGTTCGCCTGGAGAACGCCCGGGCCCGGAACGGCCAGGCCCTGGCCCGACCGGTGGCCTTCCGCTTCCGCACCGCTTCCCCCCTTGCCGTGGTTGAGGTCATCCCCTCCCCCGATGCCCGAGATGTGGATCCCCGGGCCTCCGTCACCGTGATCTTCAATCGCCCCATCGTCCCGCTGCGCAGCGACCTCGCCCCCGGCGATCTCCCGCAACCCCTCACCTTCGATCCACCCATCCGGGGGACGGGACGATGGATCAACACCAGCATTTACACCTTCCAGCCGGAGGGAAGCTGGGAGGCCGGGCGGACTTACATCGCGCGGGTGGCCGCCGGGTTAAAGGATCTTTCCGGGGTCACGCTGGAGCGGGATTACACCTGGACGTTCACCATCCGCCGTCCGGCGGTGGTGGATTATGCCCCCCGACCGGGCCGGGCGATGGATCTGGATCTGAACACGCCGATCTCCATCACGTTCAACATGGAGATGGAGCGGTCCTCGACCGAGGCCGCCTTCGCCTTGCGAGAGGGCGCGGAGGACGGGCCAGCGATCCCCGGGCGCTTTGAATGGATCAGCCGGACCCTGGTTTTCCGACCCGCCCAGCCGTTGAAGATGGAGACCCGCTACTTCGTCCGTCTGGAAGCCCGCGCCGCGGCCCCCTCCGGGGCCACCCTCGAAGGCCCGCTGGCGTGGGCCTTCACCACGCCGGCCTACCCTCGGCTGCGGAGCGCCAGCCTGAGCCCGGAAGGGCCGAACCGCCTCCGCACGGATTCCTCTATCGAGCTTCGCTTCAGCTCCGGGCTGATCCGCCCGGAGACCATCTGGCCGAACCTGCGCTTCGACCCGCCCATCTCCGTCACGCGGGTGGTGACCAGCTGGAACCCGGGGAGTGGGGAGTTCACCCTTTACGCGGATTGGAAGCCGGGGACGGCCTACACCCTCACCGTGGGCCCGGGGATCGAGGATCGCTACGGCAACCGGCTGGATCGCCAGCATGTGTTCACGTTCACCGTTGACCATCTGGATCCCCTCGCCTACCTGAACATCGGCAGCCCCTATACCCCCATCGCCCTGGTGGGGACCTACACCGGGACCACGGCGTTCCTCTCCACCCGCAACCTGGATCGCGTGGACCTCACCCTCGCCCGCCTGAGCCTCGCTTCGTTCATCACCATGACCCAGAACCCGGAGGCGGTCTCCCGCTACATCGCCCCGCCTTCCCAGGTGTTCGCCCGATGGACCTTCACGGTCCCCGAGGTGATCACGGACGTCATCATGCTGAATCGCATCCCTCTGGCCGGGCCGGGCCGGCCCACGCTCCCGACCGGGTTGTATCACCTGCGCCTCGACGCTCCGGTTTCCCTGCAGGATCGACCCGCTCGCTATCTGATCGCGGCGACCGATCTCCACGTGGCGATCAAGGTGGCGCCCCAGGAGGCCCTGGTCTGGGTCACCGACCTGGCCTCCGGGCGTCCCGTCCCGGGCGTCCCGGTCCAGCTCTTCGAGGTCGTCGAAGAACGTCTGGAGGCCCGCGGGTCCGGGACCACGGACGCGGACGGGATCGTGCGCTTCACGTGGGCGGAGCCGACGCCCCTCTGGCGGATGCGGGTGGCCGTGGCCGGGACCCCCGGCGGTCGCTTCGGGATCGGGGCCAGCACGTGGTCGGACGGGATCGAGCCGTGGAGCTTCGACATCCCCGCGGATTACGAACCCATGCGATTCCGGGTCTACTGGCAGACCGATAAGCCCATCTACCGGCCGGGCCAGACCGTCCGCTTCAAGGCCATCGTCCGAGTCGATGACGACGCCCGCTACACCTTGCCGACCACTCCAACCCTGCCGATCCGGATCCAGGATCCGGAGGGCCGGGAGGTTTATTCCGCCACCCTCCCGCTGAGCGATTACGGCACCGCAGAGGGCGCCTTCGCCCTGGCGGAGGAAGCTCCATTGGGTTCCTACACCCTCATGGCGGATCTGCCCCCGGGCCCCTACGCCCACACCCTCTCTTTCCTGGTGGCCGCCTATCGACGGCCGGAGTTCCAGGTCACCCTGACCCCCGATCGCCCCGCCTACGTGGCCGGCGAGACCATCCAGGCCCTGGTCCAGGCCACTTATTACTTCGGGGGACCAGTCGCCGAAGCGAAGGTCGAGTGGATCGCGCGCATGCGCCCCTACTTTTTTGGATACACAGGGCCGGGTTACTTCTCCTGGTCCGACGTCGATCCTTACAGCGCTTATGAAGGGGAAGGCGAGGAGGTGGTCGCCAGCGGCAGCGGAACCACCGACGCCCAGGGACGGTTCCTGATCCGGTTGCCGGCGGACCTGGGCAAGCGCGCCGGAAGCCAGGTGGTGATCCTGGAGGCGAGCGTCACCGACCTCAACGACAACGTGGTGGCCGGGCGGACGGAGGCGGTGGTTCACGCGGGGCGCTTTTACATCGGACTGCAGGCGGAGCGCTACGTCGGGGAGGCCGGCCAACCCCTCACGCTCACGGTGCGGACGGTGGATTGGGAGAGCCGACCGGTCGCGGGGATCCCCCTCACCTGGACCGCCTATCGTCGGGAGTGGTTCAGCGTGATGCAGGAAACCGAGCGCGGCCCCATGTGGACGTGGACCTACAGCGACACGGCCATCGTCAGCGGCACCCTGCGGACGGATGCGGAAGGAAGCGGGCGCTTCGCCTTCACGCCTCCCGATCCCGGCACCTACGTGGTGAAGGCCGAGGGGATCGATGGGGAGGGTCATCGAATCCGAAGCGCGGAGTTCGTGTGGGTGAGCGGGCGAGGGACCGTGGCCTGGCGCCAGGAGAACAACGACCGCCTGGAGCTGATCGCGGACCGCCGGGAGTATGCCCCCGGGGACACGGCCACCATCCTGATCCCCTCCCCGTTCAGCGGGACGGTCACCGCCCTCATCACCCTGGAGCGCGGGCGGATCCGGCGTTACGAGGTCCGCACCCTGGAGGGGAACGCCCCGACCCTGTCCATCCCCCTCACAGAGGATGAAGCCCCCAACGTCTTCGTCTCCGTCCTGCTCGTTCAGGGGGTGACCCCGGCGAACCCGGCGCCATCCTTCAAAATGGGGATGGTGAACCTCCCGGTGAAGCCGGTCCGGCAGCAGCTTCGCATTGAGCTGATCCCCGACCGCGACGTCGAGGCCGGCGCCCACTACGGGCCGCGGGAGACCATGACGGTAACCGTGCGCACTACCGACGCGGACGGCCGGCCGGTCCCGGCGGAGGTCGCGGTGGCCGTGGTGGACGCCTCGGTGCTGGCCCTGGTGGATCCCAACGCCCCGCCCATCCTGGAGGGCTTCTATGCGCGGCGGCCGCTCTCCGTGCTCACCGGCGTGGCGATGGTCTACAACCTGAACCGGGTGACCGTGCGGATCGCTCGGGAGCGGAAGGGAGGCGGCGGCGGATCGGTGGAGGCCTTCGGGGAGATCCGCCGGGAGTTCCCGGACACCGCCTACTGGAACGCCCGTCTGCGGACCGACGCCAGCGGGACGGCGACCTTCTCCGTGCGGCTGCCGGACAACCTCACCACGTGGCGCATCCTCGCCAAAGGCGTCACCGCGGACACCCGGGTGGGCGAGGCGACCCGGGATGTGCTCAGCACCAAAGACCTCCTGATCCGACCCAGCGTGCCCCGCTTCTTCGTCGCCGGGGATCGGGTCACCCTGGGCGCCGCGGTGCATAACGCCACCACCCGGACCCTGTCCGTCGCCGTCCGGCTGGAGGCCCGGGGCCTGGCCCTGGAGAGCCCGGCCGCCCAGGAGGGGACCATCCCGGCCGGCGGCGCGGCCCGCTTCGAGTGGACCGGCGTCGTGCAGCCGGTGGAGGCCGTGGATCTGACGTTCTTCGCGGAGGGAGGCGGTTTTCGGGACGCGACCAAACCCACCCTCGCGCGGCCGGACGGCACCATCCCGGTGTTGCGTTACGTGAGCCTGGAGACGGTGGCCAGCGCCGGGATGCTGGAGACGGCGGAGCCCCGTCTGGAGATCATCGCCATCCCGCCGGAGCCCGAGGTCGTCGGCGGGAGGATGATCCTTCGTCTGTCGCCCTCCCTCGCCGCGGCGACCCTTGACAGCCTCACGTGGCTTCAGCACTTCGAATACGAATGCACCGAACAGACCATCAGCCGTTTCCTGCCGAACATCGCCACCTATCAAGCTCTCATCCGCCTGAACCGGATGCGGCCGGAGCTGGAGGAGCCGCTCCGGCAACAGATCGCCATCGGCCTGCAGCGCCTCTACGCCGGCCAGCACGCCGATGGCGGGTGGGGCTGGTTCACCTCGATGGAAAGCGATCCGCTGACCACGGCCTACGCGGTCTTCGCCCTGGCCCAGGCCCGGGCGGCGGGGTTCGCCGTCTCCGACGAGGTGATCGCCCGTGGCGTCTCCTTCCTGCGCCGATCGCTGGAGGCGCCGGCGGATCTGCCGGAGTGGAAGGCGAACCGGCAGGCCTTCATGCTCTTCGCAATGGCGGAGGCCGGTGCGGGCGATGCCGGACGGATCGTCGCCCTGTGGGAGGCGCAGAAGGATCGCCTGGCCCTCTACGCCCGCGCCTTCCTGGCCATGGCCCTCGCCCGGGTCCAGCCGGACCATCCGCTCATCCCCACCCTGCAGAGCGCGGTGCTGGAACGCGCCGAGGTCACTGCCACAGGGGCCTTCTGGCAGGAGCAAAAGATGGACGACTTCAACTGGAACACCGACACCCGCACCACCGCCATCGCCCTGCTGAGCCTCCTGCGTCTGGATCCGGACCATCCCCTCGCCTTCCAGGCGGTGCGCGGGTTGATGGCCGCGCGGCGGGCGGACCGCTGGGAGACCACTCAGGAGACCGCCTGGGCGCTCATGGCCCTCACGGAATGGATGGTCCAGACCGGCGAGCTGGAGGGGAACTACACGTGGACGGTCCGCTTGAACGATGCGTTCCTGGGCTCCGGAACGGTGGACCCGGCGCACATCCAGGAGACCGTCACCCTGCAACAAGACATCGCCGGTCTGCTGCGGGAGGTCGGCAACGCTCTGGAGCTTTCCCGGAGCGCCGGCCCGGGTGTGCTTTACTACACCGTCCATCTGGCTCTGGAGGAGCCGGTGGAGCGGATCGCGCCGCGCTCCCGGGGCCTGACGGTCCTCCGGCAGTATGTGCGGGCGGACGATCCATGCCTGCGGGATCGGCGCCAGCCGTGCACGCCGGTGACCTCGGCGCGGGTGGGAGATCTGCTTACCGTGCGGCTGACCCTGATCGCGCCCCGGGCGGTGCACCATCTCGTGCTGGAGGATCCGTATCCGGCCGGCGCGGAGGCCATCGATCCCTCCCTGAAGACCTCCCCGACGGTGGGGCGTCCGCCGGAGCTCCAGCGGGTGGATCCCTCGGATCCCTTCGGGGGCTACGGGAGGTGGGGCTGGTGGTGGTTCGGCCATGCGGCCCTTTACGATGATCGAGCCGCCCTGTTCGCCGATTACCTGCCGCCGGGAACCTATGAATACACGTATCTCATCCGGGCCGGGTGGGCCGGCCGGTTCCAGGTGCGGCCCGCGCGCGCCTACGCATTCTACTTCCCCGAGATCTACGGCCAGAGCGAAGGAACGATCTTCGAGATCACTCGATGA
- a CDS encoding mechanosensitive ion channel family protein, whose translation MGRFPMEAGTLILVLRILILVIFAGALWWGIGRVVQVRLPLSDPERARRIQAVLSLGRSLLRAAVLAVALLMALDLMGLNLGPLLTGAGILGVVVGLGAQSLIRDLLAGLIIVLEGPFGIGDVIRTAGVSGKVERITLRATYVRDADGTLHVIPNSMLGVISNLSRDWARVIVDLPVPRGTRLEALQEALEQATRALREDPELQGGWLEPPTVAGIEAIGETAFIVRVEAKTRPADRWTVARRLRYHLLQAMQTEPAPSPGPG comes from the coding sequence ATGGGACGATTCCCGATGGAGGCCGGCACGCTGATCCTGGTGTTGCGGATCCTGATCCTCGTGATCTTCGCCGGCGCTCTCTGGTGGGGGATCGGGCGCGTGGTCCAGGTCCGGCTCCCTCTCTCCGATCCGGAGCGCGCCCGGCGGATCCAGGCGGTCCTCTCCCTGGGCCGCAGCCTGCTGCGGGCGGCCGTCCTCGCCGTGGCCCTGCTGATGGCCCTCGACCTGATGGGGCTGAACCTGGGGCCCCTGCTCACCGGAGCCGGCATCCTGGGGGTCGTGGTGGGGCTGGGGGCCCAGAGCCTGATCCGGGACCTCCTGGCCGGCCTGATCATCGTCCTGGAGGGGCCCTTCGGCATCGGGGACGTGATCCGCACGGCGGGCGTGAGCGGGAAGGTGGAACGCATCACCCTGCGGGCCACCTACGTGCGGGATGCCGATGGCACGTTGCACGTGATCCCGAACAGCATGCTGGGGGTGATCAGCAACCTCAGCCGGGACTGGGCCCGGGTGATCGTCGACCTGCCAGTGCCCCGAGGGACCCGGCTGGAGGCGCTCCAGGAGGCCCTGGAGCAGGCAACACGGGCGCTGCGGGAGGATCCGGAGCTTCAGGGCGGATGGCTGGAGCCCCCGACGGTGGCCGGCATCGAGGCCATCGGGGAGACCGCTTTCATCGTTCGAGTGGAGGCGAAGACCCGGCCGGCGGACCGCTGGACAGTTGCGCGTCGGTTGCGCTATCATCTGCTTCAGGCGATGCAAACCGAGCCGGCGCCTTCGCCGGGGCCGGGATGA